In Silene latifolia isolate original U9 population chromosome 3, ASM4854445v1, whole genome shotgun sequence, a single window of DNA contains:
- the LOC141649791 gene encoding uncharacterized protein LOC141649791, whose product MSENTDFTAINNNSYDDPLFLSTSDYSGMKLLETVFNGQNYAHWSREVTNIRERYGQSNGPLLFQLKKEIRNISQDNDSVAEYFTNLKRRLDDIDEIEAFPDCDCGALEKCTCNILKKMLEAVSREKLITFMMGLNSSYENLRTNILSMDPLPNINKTYSILQQVESQKNISQILQTGQDSSALAAMKSQGVINGGNQCPQSGANQGPQIPWNVWEKDSNKRPKYNDRWCTTCNKGGHTVESCFVLHLELRAGYLARKATAQKTNPQNQRFAANAIEMQNDTPFDYADERSDMGAHPVAGSSGKGQELPKVDPALVNAIYQQVMQAISNNQDSGIHYSSASVNFAGIILATNAVSHSSCSNKIEWILDTGATNHITSQKHLFVSLNLMPKPILIGLPDGTIKLVKYSGDINLHSGIALSEVLFVPDIKYNLLSIGKISVHSGMTTLFDDTKCVVQALDKQIVAVCPKEGGLYKLKQSVLHQNISFENADVNNNISCFSSPNRSFLCSATDRCSRHNKVDLYHARLGHISIVKMSHIPEMNGLNLKDYNCETCISAKMHKLPFTRDHSRVRKPFDLIHVDLWGPYRVATITGAHYFFTIVDDNTRITWTFLLKTKEFVSTVIDNFFSQVKNQYNTSVKVVRSDNGT is encoded by the exons ATGTCAGAAAATACGGATTTTACAGCGATCAACAATAATTCGTATGACGATCCTTTATTCCTCTCTACTTCAGATTATTCAGGGATGAAGTTACTTGAAACTGTGTTCAATGGCCAGAATTATGCACATTGGAGCCGAG AGGTTACAAAT ATACGTGAAAGGTATGGTCAATCTAATGGACCTTTGCTTTTccaattgaagaaagaaataaggAATATTTCACAAGATAATGACTCTGTGGCTGAGTATTTTACTAATCTGAAGAGACGATTGGACGATATCGATGAAATTGAAGCCTTTCCTGATTGTGACTGTGGTGCCTTAGAAAAATGTACTTGCAATATTCTCAAGAAGATGTTAGAAGCAGTGTCCAGAGAGAAATTAATCACTTTCATGATGGGGTTGAATAGTTCGTATGAGAATTTGAGAACTAACATCCTGTCTATGGATCCTTTGCCTAACATAAATAAGACGTATTCAATTTTGCAACAAGTAGAAAGTCAGAAGAACATTTCTCAGATTCTTCAAACTGGACAAGATTCCAGTGCTTTAGCTGCTATGAAGTCTCAAGGAGTCATAAATGGTGGTAATCAGTGTCCTCAAAGTGGTGCAAATCAGGGACCTCAGATACCTTGGAATGTTTGGGAGAAAGACAGCAACAAGAGGCCTAAGTACAATGACAGATGGTGCACTACTTGTAACAAAGGTGGACATACTGTTGAGTCTTGCTTTGTGTTACATCTTGAACTTCGTGCAGGTTATTTGGCTAGGAAAGCTACTGCACAGAAGACAAATCCTCAGAACCAAAGGTTTGCTGCTAACGCAATAGAGATGCAAAATGATACTCCTTTCGACTATGCTGATGAGAGATCAGATATGGGTGCTCATCCTGTTGCTGGGAGTTCAGGGAAAGGACAAGAGCTGCCAAAGGTGGACCCAGCATTAGTGAATGCTATATATCAGCAAGTTATGCAAGCCATCTCTAACAACCAAGATAGTGGAATACACTATTCCAGTGCTTCAGTCAATTTTGCAGGTATAATCCTTGCGACAAATGCAGTTTCACATTCTTCTTGCTCTAATAAAATAGAATGGATACTTGACACTGGAGCCACCAATCATATAACATCTCAAAAACACTTATTTGTCAGCTTAAATCTTATGCCTAAGCCTATACTAATAGGACTTCCTGATGGTACAATCAAACTAGTTAAATATTCTGGTGACATAAATCTACATTCAGGAATAGCTTTGTCTGAAGTCTTATTTGTTCCTGACATCAAATATAATTTGTTGTCCATTGGGAAAATATCTGTTCATTCTGGCATGACAACATTGTTTGATGACACTAAGTGTGTTGTACAGGCCCTGGATAAGCAGATTGTGGCTGTTTGTCCAAAAGAGGGAGGTCTTTACAAGCTCAAACAATCTGTCTTGCATCAAAATATTTCTTTTGAGAATGCTGATGTCAACAATAATATTAGTTGTTTCTCTAGCCCTAATAGAAGTTTCTTATGTTCAGCTACTGACAGATGTAGTAGGCATAACAAAGTTGATTTGTATCATGCACGTCTTGGACACATATCTATTGTAAAAATGAGTCATATTCCTGAAATGAATGGTttgaatttgaaggattataatTGTGAGACATGTATTTCAGCAAAAATGCACAAATTACCTTTTACCAGAGATCATTCTAGAGTAAGAAAACCTTTTGATTTGATACATGTTGATTTATGGGGACCATATAGAGTGGCCACCATTACAGGGGCTCATTATTTTTTTACCATAGTAGATGATAATACTAGGATTACTTGGACCTTTCTTTTAAAAACCAAGGAATTTGTCTCCACTGTCATTGATAATTTCTTTTCTCAAGTAAAAAATCAGTATAATACTTCTGTTAAGGTGGTCAGAAGTGATAATGGGACATAA